One stretch of Flavobacterium sp. 9 DNA includes these proteins:
- a CDS encoding peptidase domain-containing ABC transporter codes for MKPFPFYKQPDAKDCGPTCLRIIAKYYGKVIELQQIRNLSETTREGSSLLGLSDAGEALGFRTLGVKNNFETLKNEMPLPCIVHWNNQHFVVVYKMKQDKVYISDPSHGLIVYSKEEFIKFWIGKNAHEKTEEGIALLLEPTPEFYKNEWDAENSKRSFSYLTKYLFRYKGLVIQLIVGLAAASLFSLLFPFLTQSIVDVGIQTQDLNFIYLILLAQLMLFAGQTAIEVLRSWIMLHLSTRIHISLVSDFFIKLMKLPISYFDSRMTGDIMQRIGDNRRIEQLLTGSSLNVMFSLLNLVVFSFVLVFYNLQLFLVFLVGSIVYLAWILFFLKKRKELDYKRFSQVSNEQSKVMELINGMQEIKMHNAEKQKRWGWEFVQIRLFKVNMQSLTLEQWQSVGSNFINHLKDLLITFFSATLVVKGELTLGMMMSVQYIIGQLNNPLMQMVSFVRSLQDAKISLERLGEIHDKEDEEDLLNPKIHDLGHSNISIKNLSFRYTGNPNYVLEDLNLFIPKQKTTAIVGTSGSGKTTLLKLLMKFYEPNMGEILLENMKFNTISPSAWRGKCGVVMQDGFIFNDTIANNIAVGDDYVDKKRLLHAIETANIKDFIESLPLSYNTQIGNEGTGISGGQKQRLLIARAVYKNPDYLFFDEATSSLDANNEKVIMENLNQFLVGKTAIIIAHRLSTVKNADQIVVLEKGKIVEIGTHKELVQAQKNYYELVKNQLELGN; via the coding sequence ATAAAACCATTCCCTTTTTATAAACAGCCCGATGCTAAGGATTGCGGCCCAACTTGTTTACGAATTATCGCAAAATATTATGGAAAAGTAATTGAACTTCAGCAAATACGTAATCTTTCTGAAACTACTCGTGAAGGCAGTAGTTTACTGGGATTAAGCGATGCTGGAGAAGCCTTAGGATTTAGAACTCTTGGCGTAAAAAACAATTTTGAAACTTTAAAAAATGAAATGCCTTTACCTTGTATTGTTCATTGGAATAACCAACATTTTGTGGTGGTTTATAAAATGAAACAAGACAAAGTTTATATATCTGATCCTAGTCATGGATTAATAGTATATTCTAAAGAAGAGTTTATTAAGTTCTGGATTGGCAAAAATGCACATGAAAAAACGGAAGAAGGTATTGCACTTTTATTAGAACCAACACCGGAGTTCTACAAAAACGAATGGGATGCCGAAAATTCTAAAAGAAGTTTTAGTTATTTAACAAAATATCTGTTTCGTTATAAAGGTTTAGTAATTCAGTTAATAGTTGGATTAGCGGCCGCAAGTTTATTTTCGTTATTGTTTCCGTTTCTTACCCAAAGTATTGTTGATGTAGGGATTCAAACTCAGGATTTAAACTTTATTTATTTAATTCTTTTAGCTCAATTAATGCTTTTTGCCGGTCAAACAGCGATCGAAGTCCTTCGTTCCTGGATAATGCTGCATTTGAGCACGAGAATTCATATTTCATTGGTTTCTGATTTTTTTATAAAACTCATGAAATTACCAATTAGTTACTTTGACAGCCGTATGACTGGCGATATAATGCAGCGAATAGGAGATAACCGCAGAATTGAACAATTGCTAACCGGCAGCTCACTCAACGTAATGTTTTCACTGCTAAATCTAGTGGTGTTTAGCTTCGTTCTGGTTTTTTATAATCTTCAATTGTTTTTGGTGTTTTTAGTAGGCAGTATCGTTTATCTGGCGTGGATTTTATTTTTTCTGAAAAAACGAAAAGAACTGGATTATAAGCGTTTTTCGCAAGTTTCAAACGAACAGTCAAAAGTCATGGAACTTATAAACGGAATGCAGGAAATTAAAATGCATAATGCCGAAAAACAAAAACGCTGGGGATGGGAATTTGTCCAGATACGTCTTTTTAAAGTCAACATGCAATCGCTTACGCTGGAACAATGGCAATCTGTAGGATCAAATTTTATTAATCATCTTAAAGATTTACTGATTACTTTTTTTTCGGCAACCTTAGTTGTCAAAGGAGAATTGACACTAGGAATGATGATGTCTGTTCAATACATTATTGGGCAGCTAAATAACCCGTTAATGCAAATGGTAAGTTTTGTACGCTCGCTTCAGGATGCCAAGATAAGTTTAGAGCGTCTGGGCGAAATTCATGATAAAGAAGATGAAGAAGATTTATTGAATCCTAAGATCCATGATTTAGGACATTCAAATATCAGTATTAAGAATTTATCTTTTAGATACACCGGAAATCCTAATTATGTTCTGGAAGATTTAAACTTATTTATACCCAAGCAAAAGACCACTGCTATTGTAGGAACCAGTGGAAGCGGGAAAACAACTTTGCTAAAACTTCTGATGAAATTTTATGAACCTAATATGGGTGAGATTCTTCTTGAGAATATGAAATTCAATACTATTTCGCCAAGTGCCTGGAGAGGAAAATGCGGAGTTGTAATGCAGGATGGATTTATTTTTAATGATACAATTGCCAATAATATTGCGGTAGGTGATGATTATGTAGATAAAAAAAGACTTCTACATGCTATTGAAACCGCCAATATTAAAGATTTTATCGAAAGTTTGCCATTGTCTTATAATACACAAATTGGAAACGAAGGAACCGGAATTTCCGGAGGACAAAAGCAGCGGCTTTTGATTGCCAGAGCAGTTTATAAAAACCCGGATTATTTGTTTTTTGATGAAGCAACTTCTTCTTTAGATGCAAATAATGAAAAGGTAATCATGGAAAATCTGAATCAATTTTTGGTTGGTAAAACGGCAATTATTATCGCGCATAGATTATCTACAGTAAAAAATGCAGACCAGATTGTGGTTCTTGAAAAAGGAAAAATCGTCGAAATAGGAACGCATAAAGAACTTGTTCAGGCTCAGAAAAACTACTACGAATTAGTTAAAAATCAATTAGAATTAGGGAATTAA
- a CDS encoding HlyD family secretion protein — MASKNVLDDIELRSESVQEVLSNPPAWIVRYGISIIFVLIVVFVIGCWFVKYPDIIAAKAVVTSNYPPERLESKVNSRIVKLCVSNSSKVKKETIVAILESTANFEDVLKLDKIVASISSNYQTFYFPFKEMNNLELGDIQSSFSQFHKAYIENELNQKLHPYSEEINVGKSSQTENANRLASLYEQQKLEKIKLNLSDVQYKRSLQLFEKGVISKYDLDIQKGNNLQAKQSYDQTNSAISQQKEAINQARKQVVASQISQEKADVTTLSSLFQALDELKKSIHVWKQNYLFVATYDGTFRFQNSWKENQLIKTGDLFATILPENQGEYLGNLKVPLQNSGKIQINQKVLIKLDNFPYQEYGMLEGRVQSMSTITDKDGNYFIEVAMPKGLKTTYGKEIKFDKELTGSADIITEEMRLIERVFYQFRKLVQR; from the coding sequence ATGGCATCAAAAAATGTTTTAGACGATATAGAATTACGCTCTGAATCAGTTCAGGAAGTACTGTCAAATCCGCCTGCGTGGATTGTTCGTTATGGGATTTCCATCATTTTTGTACTAATAGTAGTGTTTGTTATTGGTTGTTGGTTTGTAAAATATCCTGATATAATAGCAGCAAAAGCGGTAGTTACGTCAAATTATCCGCCGGAGCGATTGGAATCTAAAGTAAATTCCAGAATTGTCAAGCTATGTGTTTCTAACTCTTCAAAAGTTAAAAAAGAAACCATAGTCGCAATTTTAGAAAGTACAGCAAATTTTGAAGATGTTTTAAAACTGGACAAAATTGTAGCCTCAATTTCTTCTAATTATCAAACGTTTTATTTTCCCTTTAAGGAAATGAATAATTTAGAGTTAGGTGATATTCAATCTTCGTTTAGTCAGTTTCATAAAGCGTATATTGAGAATGAACTCAATCAGAAACTTCATCCTTATTCAGAAGAAATAAATGTGGGCAAAAGCTCGCAAACAGAAAACGCAAATAGATTAGCGTCTTTATATGAACAGCAAAAATTGGAAAAAATAAAGCTGAATTTAAGCGATGTTCAATACAAAAGATCTTTGCAATTATTTGAGAAAGGTGTGATTTCGAAATATGATTTAGACATTCAAAAAGGAAATAATCTGCAGGCTAAACAAAGTTATGATCAGACGAATTCGGCAATTTCACAACAAAAAGAAGCTATAAATCAAGCTAGAAAACAAGTTGTAGCAAGCCAGATTTCGCAAGAAAAAGCAGATGTTACTACTTTAAGTTCTTTGTTTCAGGCATTAGACGAATTGAAAAAAAGTATCCATGTTTGGAAACAAAACTATTTGTTTGTGGCAACTTACGACGGAACTTTTAGATTTCAGAATTCTTGGAAAGAAAATCAACTTATAAAAACCGGAGATTTATTTGCAACAATATTACCCGAAAATCAAGGAGAATACTTGGGAAATCTAAAAGTGCCTTTGCAGAATTCAGGTAAAATTCAGATCAATCAAAAAGTATTAATCAAGCTGGATAATTTCCCATATCAGGAATATGGAATGCTTGAAGGACGCGTTCAGTCGATGTCAACAATAACAGATAAAGACGGGAATTATTTTATCGAAGTCGCAATGCCAAAAGGACTAAAAACGACTTATGGCAAAGAGATAAAATTTGATAAAGAATTAACTGGTTCCGCAGATATTATCACTGAAGAAATGCGCTTGATTGAGCGAGTTTTTTATCAATTCAGAAAATTAGTTCAAAGATAA
- a CDS encoding alpha-amylase family glycosyl hydrolase, whose amino-acid sequence MKKTLLLFFLLLSAITFAQQQTVTYSVSPSTFEETTAITITINGNSVNESAWGVTDNSLYLWAWAFDTNDTTQKGTPNNGGWDASSDASKFTYNSASDTYTKTITPTTYYNITGIGKIGFLVKAKNGTGDKKSQDILVEVGSFQVTLTSPAENSTTIVASGASFNIAATNTNGVASYSLKANGTVINTNASTASYSYSATNITANQSYELIATQGTTTISKKFSVVVNPNTVLENMPAGLVDGINYNASDATKATLVLDAPLKDFVYVAGSFNNWQPSSAYAMKKDPTSGKFWLELTGLVSGVNNTYQYWVVESTPIANSPSLVKTADPYSTLVLSPFDDSGIPAASYPNIPTYPAGQNFEVTVLKTGQTPYNWKVTNFTKPAKEKLVVYEVLVRDFDANKNYQSLIDRIDYFKNLKINAIELMPVMEFEGNESWGYNTSFHMALDKFYGTSDKLKEFIDLCHENGIAVILDVALNHAFGRNPMVRMWMNDPDGDGFGSPTAENPYFNTVAKHTYSVGEDFNHQSLKTQNYVDRVIKQWIEEYKIDGFRWDLTKGFTQACTASDEACTNRYQQDRVDILKKYADYSWSLDPTHYTIFEHLGTDAEEKEWANYRVTETPSKGVMMWGKMTNQYNQLSMGYATDSDISRMASASRGFTANRLMGYAESHDEERLMYKNVQYGATSGSYNVKTLNTALSRMSAIGAVSLLVPGPKMIWHFGELGWDSSIFTCNNNTVNTDNDAAAGDCKLDTKPQPQWVNNWLGNTNRSKIYNDWAKMINLKTTEPVFLGTPTISSPNSLSINIKIKNDNLTSAQLKDVVILANFDLTAKNIATGFPYAGTWVNLMDNTTIVVTDVNATISIPAGEYRIYGNKQANLAIEDFEKGNLVSLYPNPVANYFTLDIATTKVQVYAISGQLVKSFATHGNLDFQFGVSDLKTGIYIVKAFDENDNVRVAKFIKK is encoded by the coding sequence ATGAAAAAAACTTTACTTTTATTTTTCCTTTTGTTATCCGCAATTACATTTGCGCAACAACAAACGGTTACTTACAGTGTAAGTCCATCAACTTTTGAAGAAACTACTGCAATTACCATTACAATTAATGGAAACAGTGTCAATGAAAGTGCTTGGGGAGTTACAGATAACTCACTTTATTTGTGGGCATGGGCTTTTGATACCAATGATACCACTCAAAAAGGTACTCCAAATAATGGTGGTTGGGATGCATCCAGCGATGCGAGTAAATTTACATACAACTCAGCTTCCGATACTTATACAAAAACAATTACGCCAACAACCTATTATAATATAACAGGAATTGGTAAAATTGGATTTTTGGTTAAAGCAAAAAATGGAACCGGCGATAAAAAGTCACAAGATATTCTGGTTGAAGTAGGATCTTTTCAAGTAACATTAACATCTCCGGCAGAAAATAGTACTACAATTGTAGCTTCGGGAGCAAGTTTTAATATTGCTGCAACAAATACAAACGGAGTTGCAAGTTATTCCTTGAAAGCTAACGGAACTGTTATCAATACAAATGCGAGTACAGCAAGTTATTCTTATTCAGCAACTAATATTACAGCCAATCAAAGTTATGAGTTAATTGCAACTCAGGGAACAACGACAATCTCAAAAAAGTTTTCGGTTGTTGTAAATCCAAATACAGTTTTAGAAAACATGCCTGCGGGTTTAGTTGACGGAATTAACTATAATGCTTCTGATGCTACAAAAGCAACTTTGGTTCTTGATGCACCATTAAAAGACTTTGTTTACGTTGCAGGAAGTTTTAACAATTGGCAGCCTTCATCGGCGTATGCCATGAAAAAAGATCCAACTTCGGGGAAATTCTGGTTAGAATTAACGGGTTTAGTTTCCGGCGTAAATAATACGTATCAATATTGGGTAGTTGAATCTACTCCAATTGCAAATTCACCTTCATTGGTAAAAACAGCAGATCCATATTCAACTTTAGTTTTATCTCCTTTTGATGATTCTGGGATTCCTGCAGCTTCATATCCAAATATACCGACTTATCCGGCAGGACAAAATTTTGAAGTTACGGTTTTGAAAACAGGACAAACTCCATACAATTGGAAAGTGACAAATTTCACAAAACCTGCAAAAGAAAAATTAGTAGTTTATGAAGTTTTGGTTCGTGATTTTGATGCCAATAAAAATTATCAAAGTCTGATTGACAGAATCGATTATTTTAAAAATCTTAAAATAAATGCAATCGAATTAATGCCGGTTATGGAGTTTGAAGGCAATGAAAGCTGGGGTTATAATACTTCATTTCATATGGCTTTGGATAAATTTTACGGAACTTCAGATAAGCTAAAAGAGTTTATTGATTTATGTCATGAAAATGGAATTGCGGTGATTCTTGACGTTGCTTTAAATCACGCTTTTGGTCGTAATCCTATGGTTAGAATGTGGATGAATGATCCTGATGGAGACGGTTTTGGTTCGCCAACAGCTGAGAATCCTTATTTTAATACCGTTGCAAAACATACTTATAGTGTTGGAGAAGATTTTAATCACCAATCACTAAAAACACAAAATTATGTAGATCGTGTAATCAAACAATGGATTGAAGAATACAAAATTGATGGTTTCCGTTGGGATTTAACCAAAGGATTTACACAAGCTTGTACAGCATCAGACGAAGCTTGTACGAACAGATATCAGCAAGACAGAGTAGATATCTTAAAGAAATATGCTGATTATTCCTGGAGTCTTGATCCTACACATTATACCATTTTTGAACATTTAGGAACTGATGCCGAAGAGAAAGAATGGGCAAATTACAGAGTTACAGAAACGCCTAGTAAGGGAGTTATGATGTGGGGAAAAATGACAAATCAATACAATCAATTGTCAATGGGATACGCAACTGATAGCGATATTTCCAGAATGGCAAGTGCTAGTCGTGGTTTTACTGCAAACAGATTAATGGGATATGCAGAAAGTCATGACGAAGAGCGTTTGATGTATAAAAATGTTCAATACGGAGCTACAAGCGGATCTTATAACGTGAAAACATTAAATACAGCTTTATCAAGAATGTCTGCAATTGGTGCCGTTTCGTTATTAGTTCCTGGTCCAAAAATGATTTGGCATTTTGGAGAACTAGGTTGGGACAGTTCTATTTTTACTTGTAATAATAACACCGTAAATACAGATAATGATGCTGCTGCCGGAGATTGTAAATTAGATACAAAACCACAACCTCAATGGGTTAATAATTGGTTAGGAAACACGAATAGAAGCAAGATTTATAATGATTGGGCAAAAATGATTAATCTTAAAACTACAGAACCTGTATTTTTAGGAACTCCAACTATTTCAAGTCCAAATTCATTAAGTATCAATATCAAAATCAAGAATGATAATCTGACTTCGGCACAATTAAAAGACGTTGTGATCTTGGCTAATTTTGATCTTACGGCAAAAAATATTGCGACAGGTTTTCCATATGCAGGAACTTGGGTTAACTTAATGGATAACACAACTATTGTCGTTACGGATGTAAATGCAACTATAAGTATTCCAGCTGGAGAATATAGAATTTACGGTAACAAACAAGCGAATTTAGCAATTGAAGATTTCGAAAAAGGAAATTTAGTTAGTCTGTATCCAAATCCGGTTGCGAACTACTTTACTTTAGATATTGCAACAACCAAAGTTCAGGTTTATGCAATTTCAGGTCAATTGGTAAAAAGCTTTGCAACACATGGAAATTTAGATTTTCAGTTTGGAGTAAGCGATTTGAAAACAGGAATATATATTGTAAAAGCTTTTGACGAGAACGATAATGTTCGAGTAGCAAAGTTTATTAAAAAATAA
- a CDS encoding DUF6814 family protein, with product MNTIKQILGVLWILLAIAATYFCIFEFGLPKLLSDKQDDLVFGIIILFILTPLIVLGLGTFGYFAVIGEYNHKKK from the coding sequence ATGAATACGATTAAGCAAATTTTAGGTGTTTTATGGATACTCCTCGCAATTGCCGCGACTTACTTTTGCATTTTTGAATTTGGGTTACCAAAATTACTCTCAGACAAACAAGATGACCTGGTATTTGGCATCATTATTCTTTTTATTCTTACTCCGTTAATTGTTTTAGGATTAGGAACTTTTGGCTATTTTGCTGTAATTGGCGAGTACAATCACAAAAAGAAATAA